TAGATCACCTAATCAAAATAATAGGAGTCAAGGATACCAGTGGAGTCAGCTTACCAGTGGCCAAATATTTATTTACACAttttattatggactaaatgcTCAGATGCTCAGAAATACATAAAGTGTCCAAATTTGGGGTGTGAGGCCCAAGCCCTTGAACCCAATTATAACCTCAGCCCAACTTATCCTAGATATATAAATCTTATGACCCTTCACCTTTCTCATTTTTCGTTCTACcctacattaaaaaaaaaaattaattctcTCAAAACACTCTCTCCCtctccacaaaaaaaaaaaaaaaaaaatcatcttttattattattgaatattatattaatttgtataaatcataaattaagaatcacaaaatcaattctacaattaaaaattttcttttataataaaataaaaaattattaaatgaacaatcagccaaaaaatgaaaaatttgaaaggaaagatgaaaatatatatagggAGACATTTCGAAAATTTAAGAGAGTGATAGAAATAGATGAGAAGACAGAAGATAAGAAGAGAGGTGAAGCGACAGAGGGAGAAATACaagttagaagttttaaagaTTCATCCAAATCTTTGGGTTGAACCTAatacaatttttgacaattcaTAGTTGTACTTTAGGCTTTAATATTTGTATATTAATGAATTTCATGAAGTTATTAAGACTCTATTAAAAATTTGAATACCTCTAGACTTTTACAgagttttaaaatttgaatacctctagacttttacagagttttaaaaagtcattgttgaataccacttgactttttaaaactctatgaaagtttattttgaatACCACTACACTTATATATAGTATGCAATAAAtaagtcttttgtgagacggtttcacgaactTTTATATGTGAGAATAGTCAATCATACTGATATTCGTAATAAAAGTAATagtcttaacataaaaagtaatatttttttatggattacccaaataaaagtctgtatcataaaatacgacctatGAGACCATCTCAaacaaatttacaaatttttccCTTGTGAAATATATTAACCAAACAAAAATGTCATACGACGAACCGACAATTTTGAACCGTGAGGTTTAAAAAAATGGTAATGTCCAAACTTTAAtcaatatttgaaatttttagTAAAAATCGAATTTCCAAACTAAGTCATTGGTTGCAACCAAAGAGAATCCTTAAAatgtttcttaaaaaaaaaaaaaaaaaaaaaaaaaaaagagaatccTTAAAATGATAAACTGAAGAGAGGAGCGCGAGGCGCACTGAGCAATTTTGAGCCGATGTGAACTCCTTGCGAAAATGGCGAACGAGGGTTTTGAGGCGGATGAATGGGACGCCGACTTCTTAGACAAGCTTGTCCAAGCCGAGGAGCAAGCCTTGTCAGCCACTCAAATCCCTCTCTACCTCCCGCCGCCGCGGCCACCTCCTTCGTGGGACGTCAGCTATTCTCCTCCTCGTGAGTTGTCTCAGAGAACTCACCAAGTCTCTGACGCGGGTGGCAATCTTGATTTGTTTGACTCGTTTGCTTCTCGTGGGGCTCGATTTACCAAGGAACATGAAGTCGATAGATTAAAGGTTGAAATGATGTATTCACATGTTGGCTTAAAGCTAATTAATGTCTTTTTTTTGCAAGAACTGAataaaaaccattttttttttgcttgtTATTGCTGTTGTGCACTATCATTGCAGAAGGAGCTCAGTCGGGTTTCAAAGCAGCTTAATCTCAAGGTATGCTGCTTTAGCACCCTcattttcattatatttatttatcaaatagaCCTGACTATTTAAAACTTTGTGATACTAATATAGGGAAATGTAGGATAATCAAACGTGTTACTACCGACAGTAGTTATTTTTTAGTTTATTTTTTCCATTCATGCTATGCTTGACCGATGACTTTTAGACTTCGATTATCTAGGAAATTGATAGGGAAAAGCATATATTAAATTTACATGCTCAaggatttgtttttgttttcaaCCAGACGAAGAAAAATGTTCTCTTTAGAATTTTCCTCATTGGAATCCTGATCAGAAAGGAAATCAATTTCCTTTTTTTGGTTGGTTGTAAAGGAGAACGTGGCTGATAAATGTTTGGTCAAAAAATTTTACAGTTTGCTAATACCTTTTTTGGTGAACACAATGAGTAGGTTGTTTTCTTTGTTTGGTTTCAATGTGATTGTGATATTGTGAGCACGGGAGCTTCTTTGACTGCAGGAGCAAGAATGCTCGGATCTTAGAAAGGAAAAAGACAAAATGGTGGAGGAGCTACATGCAAGAATTGAAGTTAAGAATACTGAGCCTCATCACACAAATAATGAGGAGTTGTAAGTGAGATTTAGACTTTACTGTCGTACTTATCAGAGAGTGGCCTTCCTAATAATGCCCATGTCATCAATGTTgtggttttgttttttttatatggCTGTTGCATCTTTGCTCGCTCAGAGCATCAACAAATGCTTTGTCTTCTGTTTTTGTGGATTCCCTTATCCCTCCTAAGTGTAGTTGTTTGAGTCCTTTTCTAAAACCTGCTAGCATTATATTTCTCTAATGTCCTGGTATTTTCATATGTGAAGCTTAAGTAAAATTGATACCAGAGGGAAATTGATATTGAGTTGAAAGATAGTTAATTAAGCTGATTTTGTATTGGTGAACTGCTAATGATCCTTTTTTATTTGAGTATCCATCTCTGATTCTTACCTAGCTCTTGTAAGTTTCACAAGGAATATATTGGCTGCAGGATATCTCGAGCATGTCAAAACGCAAATGCATCAAATAAGCTGCTGGACTCTTGGACAACATGTAGGTCAGCATTTTTCTAGAATACTAGGGGAGGGCATTCACTTAATTTGTTCCTCTTATTTGATTCTATTTCTTTTTTTCTCTCTTCTCAATGTTTGGCATATCAGCTTGTGATATTGTAGGAGCACTGGCAGATAAAACCACTGATCCAAGAATAGAGAAAACAAATACTCTCCAAGGCTCAGAGAAGTTACTTGATTTGTGGAACTCAAGTGGACAAAAACTGGGAAAAATGCTGGTTGCAAAGCTTCTTGTGACTTGTGAGGCGGATTTTCATGTGCTATTTGGATACCTTAATGGCTCTAACAATGCTTTGTCAGATGAGCTGCATTCTATTCAGTCCATCGAAGCTGCAAAAATTTCACAGCTTTACTCTGTGTTGATGAAGGTTAATGCTTACTTATcctttaatttcataattatgtTCTTGAACAATATTTACCTTCTAAAGATATGCTAAAATTCTGATTCTTAACTTTTGCTTACTCTCCTTTTTTCGTTCGTGTGAGGCATTTTTGTTGAACTTTGTTAATACATCGGTTTAATATTTTGCATTGGTCTTGCACATTTAGTACATTTGATGCTGAGCACTATCTTAGAAAGCAATTGTCAaagtgattttattacgtaccATATAATCTGGCATTTTAAATTTTCACCTTTGGTTTGGAGTTGCTGGGTTTCTGCATTTAATAAAGACAACCACGTGTTTAATTGTCTTCGGTCATCGACCTTTCTAGATCATGGACACTATCTATAAATTTTTCCTATTACTATTGCAGTTTAATGATGAAACCTTGAGATTGGAGGATCTGTTAGAAAGTTTGGTTGATCTTTGCAGTCTCAAAAAAGTGAGTGCTTCACTCCATTGATTGGTCGCCTGTCTTGTTTCCACTAATCaaagttattttttttaacatactAATCAGAGTTGTTTGATGCATGCTTTTGTGAAAATAGGAGCGTGGAACAATATCTTTATTTCCCCTCTACATTTGACTTGCCTCTTTACTGGTGTAGGTTGACATAATTCACAGGACTCTTCATATTCTGCACATGGTTTTGTGCAACTCCTCTAACATGGAACAAAGAATTGGAGAAAGGTGGGATGAATTGGCTTAAAATCTTATACTCTTGATGAGAGAATTTATGCTTGCCAAATTAGGTGCCTTCATTGTTCAAGCAGAAGGCAAAGTAACATAATCTATATATCAAACACATCTTGTAAGAACTGCCGATGTTTGGTCTGAGGCATTATTTTAGTTCTATCAGCTGAGGCTTGTAGATGCAGTGGCCTTTCAGtatttatttttctattttatttttgttcttcaatcagCTGAGGCATGCAGATGCATTGGCCTTTcagtaatttttatattttatttttgttcttcaatcatCTTCTACTGAGAAATATGACTATTGCAGTTTCTCAATATTGTGAATGCCAGCATCTTCTTCAAGAAGCTCGGAAGGAAACCTGTTCTTCCACAATTTTCATATAAAAAGAACTTAGTCAAGCTCATGTTATGCTCTCATGATGGCCCTGTTTTTTAGCATTATAAATATTGAGATAGAGTTAGTCCTCCTTGATATCCAGAATACAGAAACCTCTTGTTATTGAGTCACTGTGCTGACACAATTGCTGTAATCACTTTAGGAGATGCTTATTCTGAACGTTTGAGATAAATGGTTCGCGTCATCATATACGTCTGAAGCCCTCGCTCCTCGCTATTTATTTTGGTGGAactgatttataaaaattcagtACATTGTTCATTTCTTATCCCTCTCTTGTTTGTCTTTAATTCTTAGACTCCAAAGGTCAAGTGGCATGTCTGTACTTATTTGCAGTTCCTGcatgaattgagttattcattacTAAAAATGTTTCTCCAATGTTATGCTGTTGGAGTAGGAATCATGCATGATTGTGTAGTTACTTTTTGTGCATTTTCTTCCGATGTCTTCGATCTTTAATATTATACTGCATTGGACATTTTTTTCCTTACGTTTCCTCCTTTCTACACCACAGAAGATAATTATAAAAAGAACTAATGAATTTGAGAACAAATATTTGCCTCTTTGTCCGTGTTAGTTTTGACCTTCCGTACTGTACCAGGGAAAATGTTGTGATTGAGGATCCTGTCTCTAAGACTAGCAATTCTAAGTTAAATGGAGGCGGGTATTTGGGCAAAAAGGATCAAGTCTTCGCTAATCTCTCTGAGATGTTTAATCAGGCCAATATTCCTTGTGGACTGAAATTCTCAACTGATAAACCACCCCTGGGGTCTGTTGGGTTATTCAGGAGTAGCTTTGAAGCATCTATTTCTGGTGTCTATTGGGCTTCTCTTTTTCAGCATATGAGCCAACTTGCCATGATGTATAAGGGAGACCAAATAAGGTGTGAAGCACTTTCAATTATGAAATTAATTCTGCTTAGAAGCAATGCATACACAGAGAGGGACAAGTAAGTAGCTTTATATATCTGCTGTGGTTCATTTCTTTCGCTGATTTAATGTTCTAAATACTGGCTTTGTTGAGATAGGTTTACTCGGGAAATTGTGTTTCAAAGTCTTTCACAACTTCTGAGGAGGGAGGCTGGCTTTTTTGTGCAAAGTCAAGCTGTTGATATTATTTATCTGTTATTTAATTGTGAGTTTATCTGTATTTATCACTGAAAACTAAATTATCAGATCAACAACTTTTTAACACCTCCCTGTTTTATCAGCTTTGGTTAACTAGTCTTTTTCTGGAGAATTCCATGGAAGTTATTTTACTACCATAAACAAAATTTGTTCCTGAGCTATAATTTGCTTCAATCTCCATGTCCCTAATTGTAGATGCTTGGGTTGGAAGTTCAAATTATTTTGGTGTAATTGTTTCTGTTGCTGTGTTCTCTGAAGGTCCCAAATTCATGGCATTATTTTGTTCGGACTGTAAAGAAGATGGAGAACATTCATGCATTGAGCCTGTCGATGAGAAAGGTATTGCGAATTCTCAAGGATTGAGAGAAATTTTAAATGGATTGGTAGATTGTTTAGCTTCCAGTGGAGGTGTCTCTGCTCAGGTGAGTTCGGTTTTGGATTTTGTTCTGCGTAttactttttctttttccttttccttatTATTTGCAGTCGTGTCATTATGCTCCTTCGCCTTATATAAGCACCTTTTGATTACCTAATACCCTCCTCTTGTAGTGTTTAAACTTTGGGAAGTTTGTGATGTGAACTATAACTAAATGTTCCGATAAAATGGACGAATTTGTGAAATTTTGTTGTACCAGCATGAGAAGTCCATTATTTTCAAGGTAATTTGTTTTTTTGGAGATTTTAGATGGGTTATATTCTAGGTTAGATAGAAGAAATGAATATTGCTTTTGGAAAATTGGGAGTTATTTGTTAAAAGTTCATTGAGATTCAAGTGTTTGGGAGCAACAATTGCTCTTCTGTGCAAAATGATCGATCCGTGATGCATAAGttgattaataattttaaaaatttaaattgcaCTTTTGTCATTAGTGATAACTTTTGATAAAGAAGCAATTTCTCACTCCTCTTATTCGTATCAAAGCCAATTTTATGATTTTCGTGAGTTCTAAGAAGTAGTTGTTTGGAAGGAGGATCATGTTAACGCAACAATCTCTTCCACGTGTTAGTACAACCCAAAACCCCAATTTTTTAGCATAACCTATCATTAATAGCCAGCTCCTACTATACAACTGATGTTAAAGCAACAGATGACCTGTATCAAACTCTTTTCGGAACTGCTACTGGGAGAAATACCAAATTTGTAAATTTTGAGGACGAGAATGTAAGTTCTGTGGTGCGCTTAGAGCTGCAATATTCAAAACTGGCATCTGTATTTTATTTGACATCTTTTTGTGTTCATGTTCTCTTGACTAGCCTGCATTTGGAGTAATGTTCCTTTTTTCTAATGGGACGCTTATGATTTATTGCATCATCTTAATTTTGCTAATCTTTCAGGAGATGAAGCTTCGTAGAAATGCTATAGTTTTTCTCGCTTTCTTGGGATCATCTGGAAAATCCGGCCTTGAAATTTTGATAAATTATAGGCCACCGAAGAGTTCCAATTTCCTTTCAATCATTTTGCAAAGCTTGGTATCAGATTTGGACCAAGGGGCACTAGACTCTGCTCAACCATGTAACATTTTCAGAGAATGGTATGTTTCTGTAGATGACCAATTTTTACTTGTGTTTACTTGTTCCAAAGAGAGCCACCGTAACATTTGTTGACTGTGTCCATCATCAGGAGTAATTATCTTCATTTCCCCAATACCACTAGATGATGTGGGTCTCCCACGTTTGTATTGAAATTAACCCCATCTATTGGGATCCAAAGGCTAAGATTTGGCCACAGGCCAACAACATTTATATTTTTCCTTATGTCATTTGATTGGCTTGTTTCCTGTTTGTTGGGGAACACGAAATGCATGAACACACCGTTGTACCCATTTATTCACACTGATTTTCTGGAGCGATCGAGCTTAGTGCTTGTTCGGATTCGATTCTCGACGTTTCATCTCATTGCCATTTTCTTAATTATGATCTTTTCCATTTATTTTCTTCTTGCAGGATCTTACTTATTCGTGAGGCACTTATATTTTTCAATAGACTCGTCTCCCACCCGCAATATTCCGTGCATGTTCTGCAGTCACTTACAGAAACAAGAGATATAGCAAGCATGACTGTAGTTGTTGCAAACAGATTGACCAACAAAGCCAAGTTGTTTTGGCAACTAGATGATAAATTGACGAAGCAAATCAGGGAATGTGAAATTGTGGAGTTGGCTTATGTCTTCAAAAGGagagtttatttttatttaggaGAAAATATATCATGAGGAAAATCTCTTCTCTGGCCTCGTATTTTAACTTGTGCGACATCATTTTGATGCCATTTCATGACATAACGAGAGAATGGAATGGTGGAGGAGGGAGCTAGGAAGAGATGAAGCCAGCCATGTGAAGTGCAGATACGAAAATTCAAACACATCTGCTCTGCTAATAGAAGAACTGCTCTGGCAACATCATTGCTCCAAATCCTACATTAAAACGGTAAAGAAAGTGTGGGGTGACCATTTTTGACATCGGGTGTGAGTGGAGCTTTAGTGGGTTCTGGTCCAATTGGATCGGACTAGCGTGTGGCCCAAAAAAAATTGGATTGGGTGGTTTGGGTCGGGTTGATTTGACTAGTGAAACCACCAACTGAAAACCAGATCAACATTGATCAAAAAATATGGAATGTGTGTTTCATCAGAAGTTTTGCTTTTGGTTTCTTTAATTAGATTTCCATATTAAGATTGTTATGGCTAATTGCACCAGACCGCCTTAAAAAGCGTAGATACCCCTAAAATAGTATTAATAGGTTACTATATCCTCTATTtttaaagacaaaaacttatgtgagacggtctcacgggtcgtatttgtgagacggatctcttatttggattatccatgaaaaagtattactttttatgctaagagtattactttttattgtgaatatgagtagggttgacccgtctcacagattaagatccgtgagacggtctcacatgagactcactcatttttAAAAAGGTTAAGACATTTATCTTACTTGTTGGTTGTTCTATGACTCATTTGAAAGGATTTCAAATGCAATTAATTTTATACATGACATTTAGCTTGTTAATAAATTACAGgcttttgaaatattttgatcTAATTTTGAAGAATCCCttgaattattaaatattttttggagTGTTTAAATTATGAAATCTTGATAGCTTTTCAATACTGGGACAACATCCCATTATTTTTCTATGGCTACGTTTGGTTAGgggataggataaactaatgattagtacgtaaatgataaaaaaaatgattgtggtaggattgtaatatatggtgtaaaataatattaagttttgTACGATTTTTAactgtaggataattttgaattttttgatgaagagACGAAATTGCCTTTCCCCTTCGTGACGGCGATAGTGGCGGCGCCGGTAGGCGGCCGGTCGGAAACGATCTCTTTCCTACCGGAAAATTATCGACGGCTTCTAAAACCGTCGCGGAtcttgtaaaaccgtcgctaatttgacatttagcgacggtttattagtTCATGAAACCGTCGTCGATCGTGAGAAACCGTCGTCGATCTTGTTTTGTGAAACCGGCGTCGATCTtttttgagaaaccgtcgctaatttgaaatttagcgacagtttataaaaaaaccgtcgctatttgcaaCGGagttttacaaaccgtcgctaagcgATTTTCTTTAGACCCACttgcaatttttttattcaCGGTAAGGGCTATTATTTTAATTCAGAGTAAGGGCTATTATTTTAATTCAGAGTAAGGGCTATTATGGTCATTTTCATTTCTAGTCTACCCGGATAAAAATAATCCACCTAGAATGCATGGATTCCTTTTCCAAGTTAAACAGTAGAAGTTGTCCTACAATTAATCAATGTCAGATTTATAAATGGAACCAAACATGAGATTAATTAACAATCCAACCTTAATCAAACCTACCAAACTGGGCCTAAATAAATTAGCTCACTGATACTGTAATAAGGGAGTTTTTGTGATCATTAAAACAAGTTGATTCTTGGCTTTTTGCTTAAAAAATCAATTCTGTGTTTTTTTTAAACTATGTTAGTTtctgtttaatttaattaaaatccaAAATATGATGAGATTTCGATTCTCTTCTACAAAAACGATTCTATCAAACACTACCAAAGTTACTATAAATTAAGTTGCGcacatttgtaatttttttttttttttgcaacttAGTTGTTTTTCTGACGTGGCTGAGATGTGATGTTGATGTGGTGGCGATATGGAACTGACGTATCCAGTGTTATATTAATAATCCTgatgaaaaatgactaaaattgtcaaaaaaaaaatgaactaAAAGGACTAATTTTTTGACAATATAGGTCAGAGACTAAaatcacaaaaaaataaatatataaaatttaaaatgcgGTTTCATCATGTTTAAACATATATCAAATGCTCTAAGATGCCCATCTATGATCCATTCTTCGGTGGCCATTTTATGAACTCCAATGTCCTCAAATTGAGGGGTGGCTCCAATACAATTCTCTGTATTAACCAGAGCCAGGCTACTGAGAAAGAACACAAAAGAAAAAAAGGGTCCATGTCTCGTCCACTCATGAAGTCCATACCCTCACAACTCCAACGTCCTGCTGCCACGTGGCATACATATATCCAAACTCTATCAAATGACCACCAAGCTTTCCAAATTCCTTCATCTATCAACCTTATCATCACCCATTCTTCCATGTATATTATTTTCTTTCTAGCATTCAATGTTATGTAGCTCCATTTTTAATTACTAGAATCTCCTTAGACAAGTGAAAAATGGCATACGAATCCCATTGATGGTATTTTGAAAACTCAGACTATAATGATATATATAAACTACTGTAATTAGATATGAACTTCtcccatttaataaaatatagatACTTACATTGTGCCACTAAGCCAATATGGGAGCTAAACCTATGGTTTTAGAATCATGGGGTCTAATCTCCAAATTTTTGTCTTAACCAAAGGGTAATATGAGAAACATATAAGCAACTTCACTCGATCCAAGAACACCTCTATCCCATCTCTCCTGCCCGACCATAACCTCTTCTTTCATATTCTTTTGTGTCCTCACATTCTTTTTTAATTTACAacaaaagaatttttgaaaacaGACCAATTTTTCATGTCATCAAATCCATTTGGAGAATCTAAATAGCACAGACACTTTAACTCCTCTGTGTTAAGAAAGAGGAGAAGGGATAAAGAGCAAAAATGGCAGTCTGTACAGTCTACACAGCTCAATCCCTCAACTCAATCTCCACACCAAAAACCCACTTAGGATTCAACCAGAAACAAGTCATTTTCTACACAAGCACCAAGAGAAAATCCGCCGACAGCAAGAGGTCCGGCACTGAAATCTCATGCTTAGCTCAAAAAACAGTAGTGATTGGCTTAGCTGCTGATTCTGGATGCGGGAAGAGCACTTTCATGCGTCGGCTAACGAGCGTCTTCGGTGGCGCCGCCGAGCCCCCCAAAGGCGGAAATCCTGATTCAAACACACTCATAAGTGACACTACCACCGTGATATGCTTGGATGACTACCATTCACTCGATAGGACAGGAAGAAAAGAGAAGGGAGTGACTGCTCTCGACCCTAGAGCCAATGACTTTGATCTTATGTACGAACAGGTAAAGGCCATTAAAGATGGAGTTGCAGTGGATAAGCCTATCTACAATCATGTTTCTGGTTTGTTGGATCCTCCTGAATTGATCAAGCCCCCCAAGATTCTTGTTATCGAAGGATTGCACCCCATGTAAGTTAAATTATGTTGTTTCTAAACATTAATTTCCTGTTCAAATACATGCAAAACTACCATCTTATCgtataaaaactatattatgGTCATTTTCCTTGATGTTCTTACAAAGAAATGTATGATGTCTCCGTTTTGTTTCCCGAAAATATGAGCCAAAGACGAATGGATCATATTTTAAAGTAGTTTTGAGAAAATTCAaattctaatattatatatatttgattttctaaaaatcttttaagtcttttgaatatatatgtgcATGTATATAATGGTTTGGAAGAAAGAAATCGTGTTATCCATAATTGTATGGTGGAGGAATCACGATATTCTCAGCTCATGATATTTAAGCTGACCCATGCGTCAAATTACAGGCCATGCAGTGCTTATCCCTATTTTTTGCCTTTTATCAGATTCAGAGTACTACTTCACTTATTTTTTcagtaggttttttgtgagacggtctcacgaatattatttgtgagacggatcaatcctaccgatattcacaataaaagtaatactcttagtataaaaaataatattttttcattgatgacccaaataagatattcgtctcacaaaatacgacctgtgacacaatctcacacaagtttttgttattttatttatacATATAATATTACTAATCAAAAAAACGTTTTTTAAAACCCATTTTTGCAATTTAAAATAACTCGTCAACATTATCATATATATTCGGTCAAACCATGGAATTTAGAATTTATTAGAAactattgtattttaaattacaATATCAATCATCTGTCATCGTGAAAATCCTTATTAATCCACTTGTATAAGATCGAATGACTGATATCATGTCTGATTAAAGGTATGATGCGCGAGTTAGAGATCTCTTGGACTTCAGCATTTACTTGGACATCAGCAATGAAGTTAAATTTGCTTGGAAAATTCAGGTAACTAATCACCACTCTATTCAAAATTATAACATGTATAACTCATCATTATTTGGTTTCTTCTTGAATACCATCAAATCAAAGGTAGATTAAATTTAATTTCTGTATTATTCCCTCTGTTGATCGATGGAAATGAAGAGAGATATGGCAGAAAGAGGACACAGTCTTGAAAGCATCAAAGCTAGTATCGAAGCTCGGAAACCGGATTTTGACGCTTATATTGGTAATCTTTCTGACCTATATACATTTAAGGGACCATGGAATGAGACGATGATCTTGAGGTGATAAATAACTGGTGCTTTATAGTCCGACGCCGCCCTCGATATCCCATAATATCATCTTatctacaataaaaaaaatgctCGTAATAAAATCCTTCCACCCCCGAATGAAGATATATATCGATCACGGTTTCGATCTGTGCAGATCCCCAGAAGCAATATGCAGATGTGGTTATAGAAGTGTTGCCCACACAACTGATACCGGATGACAACGAGGGAAAGGTATTGAGAGTGAGGCTGATAATGAAAGAAGGGGTGAAGTACTTCAGCCCGGTGTACCTATTTGATGAAGGATCCACTATCAACTGGATACCTTGCGGGAGGAAGCTCACATGCTCCTACCCCGGAATCAAATTCGCCTATGGCCCCGACTCCTTCTACGGCAACGAGGTATCACTTCACAACCAAGAATCTTTAGTGTATACAATCACCTTCCCCTACCTACATGCAGTATAACACAAGACAGATTCCCATTTACTGTTTGGTGTAAATTAAAGAGGTGTGGTGCAGGTCTCCGTGTTGGAAATGGATGGCCAGTTCGACAGACTGGATGAACTCATATACGTTGAGAGCCATCTGAGCAATATCTCGACTAAATTCTATGGAGAGATCACTCAACAGATGTTGAAGCATTCGGATTTCCCCGGCAGCAGCAATGGAACAGGTTTGTTCCAAACGATTGTTGGCCTGAAGATCAGAGACCTATACGAGCAAATTGTTGCAGTCAGGGCTGCAGCACCTGTGGCAGCTTCAAAGGCCTGAGAAAATCCCGAATTTTTCTATATTCTTTTTAATTTGCTGCCACCTTGTTGTTTTCGATGGAGTGATAGGTTGAGAAATTCCCCgttctatatttaatttaagctGGAAGTATGTGGAGACTTGTAAACTAGGGAAACAGAAGCTTATAAATAAGCCATGTTTGAGGGGT
This region of Primulina eburnea isolate SZY01 chromosome 14, ASM2296580v1, whole genome shotgun sequence genomic DNA includes:
- the LOC140811554 gene encoding protein SENSITIVE TO UV 2, translating into MANEGFEADEWDADFLDKLVQAEEQALSATQIPLYLPPPRPPPSWDVSYSPPRELSQRTHQVSDAGGNLDLFDSFASRGARFTKEHEVDRLKKELSRVSKQLNLKEQECSDLRKEKDKMVEELHARIEVKNTEPHHTNNEELISRACQNANASNKLLDSWTTSCDIVGALADKTTDPRIEKTNTLQGSEKLLDLWNSSGQKLGKMLVAKLLVTCEADFHVLFGYLNGSNNALSDELHSIQSIEAAKISQLYSVLMKFNDETLRLEDLLESLVDLCSLKKVDIIHRTLHILHMVLCNSSNMEQRIGERENVVIEDPVSKTSNSKLNGGGYLGKKDQVFANLSEMFNQANIPCGLKFSTDKPPLGSVGLFRSSFEASISGVYWASLFQHMSQLAMMYKGDQIRCEALSIMKLILLRSNAYTERDKFTREIVFQSLSQLLRREAGFFVQSQAVDIIYLLFNCPKFMALFCSDCKEDGEHSCIEPVDEKGIANSQGLREILNGLVDCLASSGGVSAQEMKLRRNAIVFLAFLGSSGKSGLEILINYRPPKSSNFLSIILQSLVSDLDQGALDSAQPCNIFREWILLIREALIFFNRLVSHPQYSVHVLQSLTETRDIASMTVVVANRLTNKAKLFWQLDDKLTKQIRECEIVELAYVFKRRVYFYLGENIS
- the LOC140811975 gene encoding phosphoribulokinase, chloroplastic-like, with protein sequence MAVCTVYTAQSLNSISTPKTHLGFNQKQVIFYTSTKRKSADSKRSGTEISCLAQKTVVIGLAADSGCGKSTFMRRLTSVFGGAAEPPKGGNPDSNTLISDTTTVICLDDYHSLDRTGRKEKGVTALDPRANDFDLMYEQVKAIKDGVAVDKPIYNHVSGLLDPPELIKPPKILVIEGLHPMYDARVRDLLDFSIYLDISNEVKFAWKIQRDMAERGHSLESIKASIEARKPDFDAYIDPQKQYADVVIEVLPTQLIPDDNEGKVLRVRLIMKEGVKYFSPVYLFDEGSTINWIPCGRKLTCSYPGIKFAYGPDSFYGNEVSVLEMDGQFDRLDELIYVESHLSNISTKFYGEITQQMLKHSDFPGSSNGTGLFQTIVGLKIRDLYEQIVAVRAAAPVAASKA